One window of Novipirellula aureliae genomic DNA carries:
- a CDS encoding cysteine desulfurase family protein, translated as MSASYLDHCSTTPIDPRVQREVVRCFQELYANASSPHELGRHSKEQVHRSRDVIAAVVSARKHEVIFTSGATESNNLAILGLAPYAQQTNKKHIVTTSIEHKSVLEPLRELARQGFEITRIDAEPSGRIPVQMIVDAVREDTILVSLMHVNNETGVIQPVHSLADALCERKGVFLHVDAAQGFAKEAEQIDHPRIDLLSVSSHKLNGPLGVGALIARKRGSEVIPLSPLMFGGGQELGLRPGTLPVALISGFALAVQLAQEERERRSAHCQKLREIVLEKLAILRPIVHGAPETTLPHVLCASFAGLDAERVIDELSDIAAISTGSACTSICATSSHVLNSMGVPASDSDSAVRISWSHVTDQAELIETLDRIVFKLNRLK; from the coding sequence ATGAGTGCTTCCTATTTAGACCATTGTTCCACAACGCCGATCGACCCGAGAGTTCAACGCGAAGTCGTACGTTGCTTCCAAGAACTCTATGCCAATGCGTCGAGTCCGCATGAACTCGGACGCCACAGCAAAGAACAGGTGCATCGGTCACGAGACGTAATTGCAGCGGTCGTATCCGCCCGCAAACATGAAGTAATCTTCACCTCGGGGGCGACAGAAAGCAACAATTTGGCGATCCTCGGTTTGGCTCCCTATGCTCAGCAGACCAACAAGAAGCATATCGTCACAACGAGCATTGAGCACAAATCGGTACTCGAACCACTCCGCGAACTCGCTCGCCAAGGTTTTGAAATCACTCGAATCGACGCTGAACCAAGTGGTAGGATCCCGGTTCAAATGATCGTTGATGCAGTCCGTGAAGACACCATTCTTGTTTCACTGATGCACGTCAACAACGAAACGGGAGTGATCCAACCGGTCCACTCGTTAGCCGATGCCCTTTGCGAGCGTAAAGGCGTTTTTCTACATGTCGATGCAGCCCAAGGTTTCGCGAAAGAGGCTGAGCAAATCGATCACCCTCGAATCGACCTCTTGAGTGTCAGCAGCCACAAGCTTAACGGTCCGCTAGGCGTCGGAGCGTTGATCGCTCGCAAACGAGGTTCCGAAGTGATTCCATTATCGCCATTGATGTTTGGCGGTGGCCAGGAATTAGGGCTTCGACCAGGAACGTTGCCAGTCGCGTTGATCAGTGGTTTTGCGTTGGCGGTACAATTGGCTCAAGAAGAGCGAGAACGGCGGAGTGCTCATTGCCAGAAACTTCGAGAAATCGTTCTGGAAAAACTAGCCATTCTAAGACCGATCGTGCATGGCGCCCCCGAAACAACTTTGCCTCATGTTTTGTGTGCCTCGTTTGCCGGACTAGACGCCGAACGGGTGATCGATGAACTAAGCGATATCGCAGCTATCTCAACCGGGTCGGCCTGTACGTCCATCTGTGCGACGAGCAGTCACGTCTTGAATTCGATGGGGGTTCCCGCGTCAGACTCCGATTCCGCAGTGCGGATCTCGTGGAGTCATGTGACGGATCAAGCGGAGCTAATCGAAACACTTGATCGCATTGTGTTCAAGTTGAACCGTCTAAAATAA
- a CDS encoding prenyltransferase/squalene oxidase repeat-containing protein, which translates to MIGRSFANQSPESETRVDANSFTSAIYQTRRSLAEQITADGHWEGHLSSSALATATAVIALEQFVKHCQASLTERSSRKAFAAKQRKRFDDSTEQKKRFDEDRHVCSEDDLKDCRERLNAGRRWLIETQNEDGGWGDSVLSSSNISTTALVWAALADHDAPPKDASRIRAAEAKCERWIQRIAGSLEPDEIAEAISQRYGRDRTFSVPILTTLAIRGRLGRKQDAWRQIVQLPFEVAALPHQCFAIARLPVVSYALPALIAMGQLRHQRLPSRNPFARIARKLAWKTTQRKLEEIQPTGGGFLEATPLTSFVVIALLACEATPWRVIQNGIHFIVASARPDGSWPIDTNLATWTTTLAVNALAVNSLAKENSTAPHDLYCSETVRQWLLAQQYTTEHPFTHAAPGGWAWTDLAGGVPDADDTSGALLALKKLSGENDLSAATAGLQWLAQLQNRDGGMPTFCRGWGTLPFDRSSCDITAHAIRAWVAWIDHVPPKLQKVLRKGIRRGERYLASQQSQSGFWSPLWFGNQHASPEENRVYGTSRVLLAIADLLMDSTSSRSNSPDEILSRTKINWQAAVEWLRSIQNDDGGWGADRAIPSSIEETGLAVEALAAIWMVIDRQTLGRSTIDRNEIREAVERGINFLIDRTAGGTQFPASPIGFYFAKLWYFERLYPVLYTLAALEKSSVMLNSP; encoded by the coding sequence ATGATTGGTCGGAGTTTCGCAAACCAATCGCCGGAAAGCGAGACGAGGGTCGATGCAAATTCGTTTACCTCCGCGATCTACCAAACCCGGCGGTCGCTTGCCGAGCAAATCACAGCCGATGGCCACTGGGAAGGGCACCTGTCGTCAAGCGCGCTCGCGACCGCGACCGCCGTCATTGCACTCGAGCAATTTGTAAAACACTGTCAAGCATCGTTGACAGAGAGATCTTCCCGTAAGGCGTTTGCTGCAAAACAGCGAAAACGTTTCGACGATTCCACCGAGCAGAAGAAAAGGTTTGACGAGGATCGCCACGTTTGTAGCGAAGACGATTTAAAGGATTGTCGAGAACGATTGAATGCTGGACGTCGCTGGTTGATCGAGACTCAGAACGAGGATGGGGGATGGGGTGATTCGGTTCTTAGTTCAAGCAACATCAGTACAACCGCATTGGTTTGGGCTGCATTGGCGGATCACGATGCACCGCCGAAGGACGCAAGCCGGATCCGCGCCGCGGAAGCGAAATGCGAACGCTGGATCCAACGCATCGCGGGCTCACTTGAGCCCGACGAAATTGCCGAGGCGATTTCTCAACGCTACGGGCGTGACCGTACGTTTTCGGTCCCCATTCTGACCACGCTTGCAATCCGCGGACGATTGGGAAGAAAACAAGACGCCTGGCGGCAGATTGTCCAACTGCCCTTTGAAGTGGCTGCATTACCCCATCAATGCTTTGCGATCGCACGACTTCCCGTGGTTAGCTATGCGTTGCCAGCACTCATCGCGATGGGACAACTTCGGCACCAGCGTTTGCCATCCCGAAATCCCTTCGCACGGATCGCCCGAAAATTGGCCTGGAAAACGACTCAGCGAAAACTGGAAGAAATCCAGCCAACTGGCGGCGGCTTTCTGGAAGCGACACCCCTGACTAGCTTTGTCGTGATCGCATTGTTGGCGTGCGAAGCAACGCCTTGGCGAGTCATTCAAAATGGAATCCACTTTATCGTTGCATCGGCACGGCCCGATGGCTCTTGGCCAATCGACACAAACCTAGCGACCTGGACCACAACACTCGCTGTCAATGCACTGGCTGTCAATTCACTGGCGAAAGAGAATTCCACAGCTCCGCATGATCTGTATTGCTCCGAAACGGTCCGCCAATGGTTGCTCGCCCAGCAATACACGACCGAGCATCCGTTTACACACGCTGCGCCGGGCGGCTGGGCGTGGACCGACTTGGCCGGTGGCGTCCCCGATGCCGATGACACCTCGGGCGCGTTGTTAGCACTGAAAAAGCTCTCCGGCGAGAACGACTTATCGGCTGCCACCGCTGGACTTCAATGGTTGGCTCAACTTCAAAATCGAGACGGAGGCATGCCTACCTTTTGCCGAGGCTGGGGAACACTGCCATTCGATCGTAGCAGCTGTGATATTACCGCGCATGCAATCCGCGCATGGGTCGCCTGGATCGATCACGTTCCACCGAAACTCCAAAAAGTCCTGCGCAAAGGCATCCGCCGTGGCGAACGCTATCTGGCTTCCCAACAGAGCCAATCAGGATTCTGGTCTCCGCTTTGGTTTGGAAATCAACACGCCTCGCCCGAGGAAAATCGCGTCTATGGCACCTCTCGAGTCCTCCTGGCAATTGCGGATCTGCTCATGGACTCGACATCATCAAGGAGCAACTCTCCCGATGAAATCCTGTCGCGAACGAAGATCAATTGGCAGGCTGCGGTCGAATGGCTACGGTCGATTCAGAACGACGACGGTGGATGGGGTGCCGACCGGGCGATTCCCTCCTCGATCGAAGAAACCGGCTTGGCCGTCGAAGCGTTGGCGGCAATTTGGATGGTTATCGATCGTCAAACTCTCGGTCGCAGCACCATTGACCGAAACGAGATACGCGAGGCGGTCGAACGTGGCATCAACTTTTTGATCGATCGGACCGCTGGGGGGACGCAGTTTCCCGCTTCCCCGATCGGTTTTTATTTTGCCAAGCTTTGGTATTTCGAACGCTTGTATCCGGTCCTCTACACCCTTGCCGCTCTCGAAAAATCGTCTGTGATGCTGAATTCGCCATGA
- a CDS encoding SHOCT domain-containing protein, protein MPNLSPAGTQVVQNLSNRYGLSADAVTHMLVAVSNGNGSMAQFSHPEFGGSGQWMQGGMTMVSDLFNNHLKNLVNNLCSDIAAELASHQLTQPTGSFQSQSQGGTHCQSQMAGMPGSTNELFVPDPNDQWWPQDLGTPRAVGSQNSTKYAYFPEAHRLAVTTGGEPWVYDTLNHQIGGFGQQQGGSGSITFSSQFGTVDLATLPLVARGNTKVDAPSHSAPVSFDKDPTTVSVEAAANVKGQPASADDILGTIERLGTLREKGLLSDEEFAAKKAELLSRL, encoded by the coding sequence TTGCCCAATCTCTCTCCCGCTGGGACTCAAGTGGTCCAAAACCTTTCCAATCGCTATGGACTTTCTGCCGATGCGGTCACTCATATGTTGGTTGCTGTGAGCAACGGAAATGGGTCGATGGCACAATTCAGCCACCCCGAATTTGGCGGTTCTGGCCAATGGATGCAGGGTGGAATGACGATGGTTAGCGATCTGTTCAATAATCATTTGAAGAACTTAGTTAATAACCTTTGCTCTGACATCGCTGCGGAGTTGGCCAGTCACCAACTGACTCAGCCAACGGGATCGTTTCAATCGCAGAGCCAAGGTGGGACGCATTGTCAATCGCAAATGGCCGGAATGCCTGGATCAACGAATGAACTGTTCGTCCCCGATCCGAATGACCAATGGTGGCCGCAAGATCTAGGAACCCCTCGTGCTGTTGGTTCGCAGAACAGTACAAAGTACGCCTACTTTCCCGAGGCACATCGATTGGCCGTTACCACCGGTGGTGAGCCATGGGTGTACGACACGCTCAACCATCAAATCGGCGGGTTTGGCCAGCAGCAAGGCGGTAGCGGTTCGATCACTTTTAGTAGCCAATTCGGAACCGTCGACTTGGCGACTCTGCCGCTTGTTGCCCGCGGCAACACCAAGGTGGACGCACCGAGTCACTCCGCCCCGGTCTCTTTCGATAAAGACCCCACAACGGTTTCGGTTGAAGCGGCGGCGAATGTGAAAGGCCAGCCTGCAAGTGCAGACGACATTCTTGGAACCATCGAACGACTGGGAACACTCCGAGAAAAGGGGTTGCTAAGTGATGAGGAATTCGCTGCGAAAAAAGCCGAGCTATTAAGTCGACTGTAG
- the mutS gene encoding DNA mismatch repair protein MutS, which produces MTPMMKQYHEAKEACGDALLFFRMGDFYELFLDDAKVAAKILGLTLTSRDKDSDNPTAMAGFPHHQLDSYLNKLIRAGYRAAVCEQVEDPKQAKGLVRREITRLVSAGTLTDDGLLDPREANYLAAVYLVTPKTKAKSNANSKDDAEPLAGIAWAELSSGRFEAGVFPKSRIEDELARIGPAEVIYREDDVRFSPDTTAPWSWTSRPAWSYAEDSSRDALCKQFAVHNLEGFGFGDSDAPAIRAAGAVLTYLQETQRSGLDHFKEIRAHHQSGVLQIDASTRHSLEISRTIRSGSRDGSLLGVIDRTCTPMGARLLADWVSAPLIDRERIEHRLDAVAELVKDSKLRGDVRETLKQTFDLTRLLARIATGRTGPRDLQQVARTLSSLPDLKARLTDRKAERLGFVEAHLHLCPELRAHLESALTDECPLSASDGNFIRAGFDEELDAMRSLASGGKEWIAAYQQKQMEETGIANLKVGYNRVFGYFLEVNNTQRDKIPGDFIRKQTLKNCERYITPELKEYEEKVLSADEKASTREQMLFQNLRTQAHQHLNVLQEVAAAIAELDVLASLAEIAAARRWIRPKLVDESILTIEAGRHPVLDVTLPQGEFVPNDCTHSPDSGMILLITGPNMSGKSTYIRQVALITLMAQAGSFVPAEKATIGIADRIFARVGASDELSRGQSTFMVEMVETARILNTATERSLVILDEIGRGTSTYDGLSLAWAISEHLHEHVGCRTLFATHYHELTQLAETLPRVANLNVAVKEWNDEVVFMHRIVAGGADKSYGIHVARLAGIPQSVNERAKDVLAQLEMNHRDSLDRPNLSPLPTSSKQNYYQLNLFGLADHPLIEEIQKLDVNAMTPMDALQFLQSAKNQLKP; this is translated from the coding sequence ATGACACCGATGATGAAACAATACCATGAAGCGAAAGAGGCGTGCGGCGACGCATTGCTATTTTTCCGCATGGGCGATTTTTATGAATTGTTCTTGGACGATGCCAAGGTTGCTGCCAAAATCCTTGGCTTAACGCTGACCAGCCGCGATAAGGACAGCGACAACCCGACCGCGATGGCTGGGTTCCCCCACCATCAACTCGATTCCTATTTGAACAAGTTGATCCGGGCTGGCTACCGAGCCGCCGTTTGCGAACAAGTCGAAGATCCGAAGCAAGCCAAAGGACTCGTCCGCCGTGAAATCACGCGTCTGGTTAGCGCGGGCACCCTCACCGACGATGGACTGCTCGATCCGCGCGAAGCGAACTACTTGGCAGCCGTCTATTTGGTCACTCCCAAAACCAAAGCAAAGTCGAACGCAAACAGCAAAGACGATGCCGAACCGCTCGCGGGAATCGCGTGGGCCGAACTGTCGAGCGGACGTTTCGAAGCAGGTGTCTTTCCAAAATCGAGAATCGAAGACGAACTCGCTCGCATCGGCCCAGCCGAAGTGATCTACCGTGAAGACGACGTACGATTCAGTCCCGATACGACCGCTCCATGGTCATGGACATCGCGTCCTGCGTGGTCATACGCCGAAGATTCGTCGCGTGATGCACTCTGCAAGCAGTTCGCCGTCCACAATCTCGAAGGCTTCGGTTTCGGAGATTCGGATGCCCCCGCCATCCGTGCCGCCGGCGCCGTGCTGACGTATCTGCAAGAGACTCAGCGAAGTGGTCTCGATCACTTCAAGGAGATCAGGGCACACCATCAATCGGGCGTCTTGCAAATCGATGCGTCGACGCGGCATAGCTTGGAGATTTCAAGAACCATCCGCAGCGGGTCTCGCGACGGATCCCTGCTCGGGGTAATCGATCGCACCTGTACGCCGATGGGCGCTCGTCTGCTGGCGGATTGGGTATCCGCTCCCTTGATCGATCGCGAACGAATCGAACATCGACTCGATGCGGTCGCTGAATTGGTCAAGGACTCGAAACTGCGCGGCGACGTTCGCGAAACGCTCAAACAAACCTTCGATCTGACTCGGCTGTTGGCCCGCATCGCCACGGGACGCACTGGGCCTCGTGATTTGCAACAAGTTGCTAGAACACTCTCGAGTTTGCCCGACTTGAAAGCCCGTTTGACGGATCGCAAAGCCGAGCGACTCGGCTTCGTCGAAGCCCATCTGCATCTGTGCCCTGAACTTCGCGCGCATCTGGAAAGTGCTCTTACCGACGAGTGCCCACTATCCGCATCGGACGGAAACTTCATTCGTGCTGGTTTCGACGAAGAACTCGATGCGATGCGGTCGCTTGCTAGTGGCGGCAAAGAGTGGATCGCGGCGTACCAGCAGAAACAGATGGAAGAGACCGGGATTGCCAACTTGAAAGTTGGCTACAACCGCGTCTTCGGGTACTTTCTCGAAGTCAACAATACACAACGTGACAAAATCCCAGGCGATTTCATTCGTAAACAAACGCTCAAGAATTGTGAACGTTACATCACGCCCGAACTGAAAGAGTACGAAGAGAAGGTTTTGTCGGCGGATGAAAAAGCATCGACGCGGGAACAGATGCTGTTCCAGAATCTGCGCACGCAAGCCCACCAGCATCTGAACGTACTGCAAGAGGTTGCCGCTGCGATTGCCGAGCTAGACGTACTCGCCTCGCTGGCGGAAATCGCTGCCGCTCGCCGTTGGATACGCCCAAAACTCGTCGACGAATCGATCCTAACCATCGAAGCCGGGCGACACCCCGTTTTAGATGTGACACTTCCGCAGGGTGAATTTGTGCCAAATGATTGCACCCATTCGCCTGACTCCGGCATGATTTTGTTGATTACCGGACCGAACATGTCTGGAAAGAGCACTTACATTCGACAGGTCGCACTGATCACACTGATGGCACAAGCTGGCTCGTTTGTCCCGGCGGAAAAAGCGACCATTGGAATCGCCGACCGCATCTTTGCTCGGGTCGGTGCCAGCGACGAGCTTAGCCGCGGCCAAAGTACGTTCATGGTCGAAATGGTCGAAACCGCTCGGATTTTGAACACCGCTACGGAGCGAAGTTTGGTGATCCTGGACGAGATCGGACGAGGAACGAGCACCTACGACGGGCTGTCACTCGCCTGGGCGATTTCCGAGCATTTGCATGAACACGTTGGCTGCCGCACGTTGTTCGCAACCCACTACCACGAATTGACTCAACTTGCCGAAACGTTGCCGCGTGTGGCTAACTTAAACGTTGCCGTCAAAGAATGGAACGACGAAGTCGTCTTCATGCACCGTATTGTCGCGGGCGGTGCCGATAAGAGTTACGGCATCCATGTCGCACGTTTGGCGGGCATCCCCCAATCGGTCAACGAGCGGGCTAAGGATGTGCTAGCACAACTCGAGATGAACCACCGCGACTCGTTGGACCGACCCAACTTATCGCCTCTGCCAACATCATCGAAACAGAATTATTACCAATTGAATCTGTTCGGCTTGGCCGACCACCCGTTAATCGAAGAAATCCAAAAGTTGGATGTCAACGCCATGACCCCAATGGACGCGCTCCAGTTTCTGCAATCGGCAAAGAACCAATTGAAGCCGTAG
- a CDS encoding TolC family protein yields MNRSLFRIAAYLQLGIAILFATGCAPTQPFFLNESPDLQFYLNEATSIEYPDVEVDSLAETTEALPPLTVGNHDYQFWDLTVEEAVSIALQNAKILPTTSGNAEFRQNIATQFTSGNADQFGSIYDVAVQQSTTQSVPLTVDSDGNRVLPRGVLRANQIGGVEDALAEFDAQASGFLSYANTDRPRNVGEANTVNPQLYRSYDGSQQSAISKRLATGGVATLRQQILYSRTNAEISPISRSVPSDWTAIVEAQVQHPLMRNRGTLINRIPVVLASLNEDISLAEYEAQVRNLVRDVEVAYWNLYVSYRNVSTAIIGRNSAIATAQFARLNLENGTGTRQELAQAVEQYYQFRGILESAIAGSNLPGSDRFGVYGNERVLRELMGLSPTDGRLIRPIQEPSLARIEYDWNESVAQMLYLSPELRRNKTRLKQNELELMSAKNQLLPEVNLSLLYRWVGVGDTLGPSQRNGLDFPAVGSSALAELTGGNYQEGAVRLEITPPAFGARRELTRIRGAQLRLAREKAFLQDQERLLVSQLSDAVAKVATHYQLVQTNAQRWQAAEQEVEARLAEFKGGRSPVNVVLQSQQRRAQAQIDYYRALGEYNKSMNYTDYLKGTLLANSNITLREGPWNKKAYWDALERARERSAGKQGQYGVSRPSVVRTGPLRDANSAVGIMSGDMANDPLNLNLSPYRDSIDIDDTPLREMGTPQQMFDSGPTLVEPLPPGTPAATMPEMNRLPDSSDDNTFESPIGSSVKPISYTDDVEVDYTPQPVSRRALP; encoded by the coding sequence ATGAATCGCTCCTTGTTTCGAATTGCTGCGTATCTCCAGCTAGGGATTGCGATCCTTTTTGCGACCGGGTGCGCTCCAACCCAACCGTTTTTTCTGAATGAGTCTCCGGACCTTCAGTTCTATCTCAACGAAGCCACTTCCATCGAGTACCCCGATGTCGAAGTCGATAGTTTGGCTGAGACGACCGAGGCACTTCCTCCGTTGACCGTGGGCAATCACGACTACCAATTCTGGGACTTGACGGTCGAAGAAGCGGTCTCGATCGCGCTACAAAATGCCAAGATTCTACCGACAACGAGTGGCAATGCTGAATTTCGCCAAAACATTGCAACCCAATTCACAAGCGGAAATGCCGACCAATTCGGTAGCATTTACGACGTCGCCGTCCAACAGTCGACGACCCAGTCCGTTCCGCTAACCGTCGATAGCGATGGCAACCGCGTTTTACCGCGGGGCGTTTTGCGAGCCAACCAAATCGGTGGCGTCGAAGATGCGTTGGCCGAATTCGATGCACAGGCGAGCGGATTTCTCAGCTACGCCAATACCGACCGACCTCGAAACGTTGGGGAAGCCAACACGGTCAACCCACAACTCTACCGTTCCTACGACGGCAGCCAACAATCGGCCATCAGCAAACGGTTAGCCACCGGCGGCGTCGCAACCCTCCGCCAACAGATTTTATACTCGCGTACCAATGCTGAGATTAGCCCGATTTCACGATCGGTCCCAAGTGACTGGACCGCTATCGTCGAAGCTCAAGTACAGCATCCGTTGATGCGTAATCGCGGTACGCTAATCAATCGTATCCCCGTCGTCCTAGCCAGCTTGAATGAAGACATTTCCTTGGCGGAATACGAAGCTCAAGTGCGAAACCTTGTTCGCGATGTCGAAGTCGCCTATTGGAATCTGTACGTATCGTACCGTAACGTATCGACAGCGATCATTGGTCGAAACAGTGCGATTGCCACGGCCCAGTTTGCTCGTTTGAATTTAGAAAACGGAACAGGTACACGCCAAGAGTTGGCTCAGGCGGTTGAACAGTACTATCAATTCCGCGGCATCTTGGAATCGGCGATTGCAGGTTCGAACTTGCCCGGATCAGACCGCTTCGGTGTCTACGGAAACGAACGAGTGCTTCGCGAATTGATGGGATTATCGCCCACCGATGGGCGACTGATTCGACCGATTCAAGAACCGTCGCTCGCTCGAATCGAATACGACTGGAACGAGTCGGTTGCACAAATGCTGTACCTTAGCCCTGAGCTTCGCCGTAACAAAACACGGCTGAAGCAAAACGAGCTTGAGCTAATGTCGGCAAAGAACCAACTACTTCCCGAAGTCAACCTGTCACTACTTTACCGCTGGGTCGGTGTCGGCGATACACTCGGACCATCACAACGTAACGGGCTGGATTTCCCTGCCGTGGGCAGTAGTGCTCTCGCTGAATTGACCGGAGGCAATTACCAAGAGGGTGCCGTTCGTTTGGAAATCACACCGCCGGCGTTTGGTGCTCGTCGTGAATTGACACGCATTCGAGGTGCTCAGTTGCGATTGGCCCGCGAAAAGGCTTTCTTGCAAGACCAAGAACGATTGCTGGTCAGCCAACTAAGTGACGCCGTAGCCAAAGTGGCAACCCATTATCAATTGGTGCAAACCAATGCTCAACGATGGCAAGCTGCGGAACAAGAAGTCGAAGCACGTCTGGCCGAGTTCAAGGGCGGACGAAGCCCAGTGAACGTGGTGCTGCAAAGTCAACAGCGTCGTGCTCAAGCCCAAATCGACTACTACCGCGCTCTTGGCGAGTACAACAAATCGATGAACTACACCGACTATTTGAAAGGCACGTTGCTGGCCAATAGTAACATCACGCTTCGTGAAGGACCATGGAACAAAAAAGCCTACTGGGATGCTCTCGAACGTGCTCGCGAACGAAGTGCTGGCAAACAAGGCCAATACGGTGTGTCGCGGCCAAGCGTCGTCCGAACCGGGCCTCTGCGTGATGCGAACTCAGCCGTCGGCATCATGAGCGGAGACATGGCAAACGATCCATTGAACCTGAACTTGTCGCCTTACCGCGATTCGATCGACATCGACGATACGCCGCTCCGTGAGATGGGCACACCTCAGCAAATGTTTGATTCGGGGCCAACCCTGGTGGAACCGCTACCGCCCGGAACCCCCGCGGCAACAATGCCTGAGATGAATCGTTTGCCGGACTCCAGTGACGATAACACGTTCGAGTCGCCGATCGGCAGCTCTGTCAAACCGATCAGCTATACCGACGACGTCGAAGTGGACTACACACCCCAACCGGTATCCAGGCGGGCACTCCCCTAG
- the recA gene encoding recombinase RecA — translation MAKKAAKATGKTKVDPALKAVLALEPGLKTTLDQIGKAFGDGAIMPLGGNQKFQIDGIPTGSLGLDMALGGYGVPRGRIIEVFGPESSGKTTLALHIGAEAQKLGGIAAIIDAEHAFDPSWAKKIGVELDTLLVSQPGCGEEAMQICEMLVKSNAVDVIIVDSVAALVPRKELEGEIGDSHVGLQARLMSQSMRKLTGAISKSKCAVIFINQIREKIGVTFGSPETTPGGRALKFYCSCRIDVRRIGALKDGEEQVGQRVKAKIVKNKVAPPFRIAEFDMMHSNGISYEGDLLDLGVTHDIVSRSGSWFKYGETYLGQGKEKARNFLIENSDIADEIKTKVLAAGGYAGPVEEGDAIEDESGEAASEVADAANS, via the coding sequence ATGGCAAAGAAAGCAGCAAAAGCAACGGGCAAAACAAAGGTTGATCCAGCACTCAAGGCCGTCTTGGCACTTGAACCTGGTCTCAAAACCACCCTGGACCAAATCGGTAAAGCGTTCGGGGACGGGGCGATCATGCCACTTGGCGGAAACCAGAAATTTCAGATCGATGGTATCCCGACCGGCAGTCTAGGTCTCGACATGGCTTTGGGCGGTTACGGCGTCCCGCGTGGACGCATCATCGAGGTTTTTGGCCCTGAATCGAGTGGTAAAACAACTCTGGCTTTGCACATTGGTGCGGAAGCTCAAAAGCTTGGTGGCATTGCCGCGATCATTGACGCCGAACACGCCTTCGACCCCAGTTGGGCAAAGAAGATTGGTGTCGAACTCGATACGCTTTTGGTCAGCCAGCCAGGGTGTGGTGAAGAAGCAATGCAGATCTGTGAAATGTTGGTCAAGAGTAACGCGGTCGACGTGATTATTGTTGACTCGGTCGCCGCTCTGGTGCCGCGAAAAGAACTCGAGGGCGAAATCGGTGACTCGCATGTTGGTTTGCAAGCAAGGTTGATGAGCCAGTCGATGCGGAAATTGACCGGAGCGATCTCCAAGAGTAAATGCGCGGTCATCTTTATTAACCAGATTCGCGAAAAAATCGGAGTCACATTCGGCAGTCCCGAAACGACTCCCGGCGGTCGAGCACTGAAGTTTTACTGTTCATGCCGTATCGATGTTCGCCGTATCGGAGCGTTGAAGGATGGCGAAGAGCAAGTCGGCCAGCGGGTCAAGGCAAAAATCGTTAAGAACAAGGTGGCACCACCGTTCCGCATTGCTGAATTCGACATGATGCACAGCAACGGTATAAGTTATGAAGGCGATTTGCTCGACCTTGGCGTCACGCACGACATCGTTTCACGCAGCGGTTCGTGGTTCAAGTACGGTGAAACCTACTTAGGGCAAGGCAAAGAGAAGGCTCGCAATTTTTTGATCGAGAACTCCGATATCGCCGACGAGATCAAGACCAAGGTTCTAGCCGCAGGCGGTTATGCGGGACCCGTCGAAGAGGGGGATGCCATCGAGGACGAGAGCGGTGAAGCGGCCAGTGAAGTTGCTGACGCCGCTAACAGCTAA